One region of Quercus lobata isolate SW786 chromosome 2, ValleyOak3.0 Primary Assembly, whole genome shotgun sequence genomic DNA includes:
- the LOC115975837 gene encoding histone acetyltransferase HAC1-like isoform X1 — MMNAKQYIFGQTLGQIPNLSIPNFQSLSQLGENGLGCKQEGSASWWQDPLPQYNIYDANSYQQVAKDLPSLPIPLSEITPALSLQHGYCNSDAPKPPCDFFDVASTDFTEHNMVITKNTDQLHFMKGNEWEYANMLMSCDMEELHPPMILSPKETSNITMFSNEDELSDAGFFNGGPGSLQGSQNYDSEASVKCHFQQQRLDHVMLSQLDPINFQGCVENNLLTQSMVLPSAFREHPSDFLIPQHGTYQVPVPALPSMISHGKISTLEDIVQSYSLKSENSQHQSHQSYVQFDKSSTARSERYLVDQYELCHQNECEEPQFCSEKLDGVQNSASGISTRTGLQSKRTANSLLIDFYFRGPDGPNSGNYFDVLPPLKRQKMGNTLCTSPNEYDTSHQLAPLLVQPCTPEGLLDLTRKFDSSPSINSEVPMADMEDNVNANSSKLGSSTVPVLPIHSQKKSEKSQHQSHQNECEQTQFLSEELDGVQHLASGMSTRIGFQSKRTANSLLMDFYRRGPDGPNSGTYFDVLPPLKCQKMENPLCSSPNENETSHQSASSLVQPCTPEGLVNLKQKSDSSPSINSEVPMVDMEDDVNANSSKLGSRSVPVLPKELSFDHKEKEVKVRSEMYQTDPEIENKSTAPETNFAEEVQSGNTKIWGVSLTDFFTVEQLKEHILSFRKWVGKVSTLYHCFGYAVGCLLSALSCMTIPKEERGNSENVCQLCASGNQFFAPVPIYCSRCGARIKRGVIYYSTTDENGTRNCFCNSCFKHSRGGNIIFQGISVSKAALVKKKNDEEAEEPWVQCDKCDRWQHQICALYNEKRDLEKKAEYICPKCFIKEIETGKCVPLPKNGVLGAKDLPSTVLSDHIEQRLFRSLTREKEERAKFEGKNLDEVLGAEDLVVRVVSSVDKHLKVKKQFLDIFDDEEYSAEFQYKSKVILLFQKIEGVDVCLFGMYVQEFGSECSPPNQRCVYLAYLDSVKHFKPEIKTITGECLRTFVYHEIMLGYLDFCKNRGFASCYIWACPPSEGEDYILYCHPEIQKTPKSDKLRHWYQLMLRKAAKENIVINSTNLYDNFFVPTGECKYKVTAVRLPYFDGDYWSGAVEDVIRRLEENNPGESQRKLKKVMTNRALKAMGHANPSGSTTKDILIMQEVGKTILPNKENFIIVHFQFICTHCCEVILSGHRWVCNQCKNFQLCERCHDEKKNLYGMDTHTSMSKDKHLLSQVMVDDVPSVTKDEDLTLDTGLFENRHTFLSFCQGNHYQFDTLRRAKHSSMMILHHLHNPTLETTEANCSNCLKDSAVDKNRGCGICPELVISAACDQEKGRSCHNHELIQRLPTTFHGVEAKEAKQKTSHVHSSIRKAIKEASQKASHVHSSTKKEICKRKLLAVLAHAFQCKACPCSDQNCLKIRRVFQHAKKCTSWVRGDCQQCTKGRALLILHSRNCTEPDCRIPHCMDLKKHAEAQALQTDTWCRDAT; from the exons ATGATGAATGCTAagcaatacatttttggccagACCCTTGGTCAGATACCAAACCTTTCAATCCCGAATTTCCAGAGTCTATCCCAGCTGGGAGAGAATGGCTTAGGTTGTAAACAAGAAGGCTCTGCAAGTTGGTGGCAGGATCCTTTACCCCAATACAACATTTATGATGCAAACTCCTATCAACAAGTAGCCAAGGATCTTCCTTCCTTGCCAATTCCCTTATCTGAGATTACACCAGCTTTGAGCTTGCAACATGGCTACTGCAACTCAGATGCACCTAAGCCTCCTTGTGATTTTTTTGATGTTGCTAGCACTGACTTTACCGAGCATAACATGGTCATTACAAAAAACACTGATCAATTGCACTTCATGAAAG GAAATGAATGGGAATATGCCAATATGCTTATGTCTTGTGATATGGAGGagttgcatccaccaatgaTTCTTTCTCCTAAGGAGACTTCAAACATCACTATGTTTTCCAACGAGGATGAACTTTCTGATGCTGGATTTTTTAATGGAGGACCAGGCTCTCTTCAGGGCAGTCAAAATTATGATTCTGAGGCATCTGTCAAATGCCATTTTCAACAGCAACGACTTGATCATG TAATGCTGTCCCAACTGGATCCGATAAATTTTCAAGGCTGTGTGGAAAATAACCTTTTAACTCAATCAATGGTGCTTCCATCTGCATTTAGAGAACATCCTTCAGATTTTCTGATTCCTCAACATGGTACATACCAAGTTCCTGTACCTGCTTTGCCTAGCATGATCTCCCATGGAAAGATCTCAACTCTGGAGGATATAGTGCAATCTTACTCCCTGAAGTCTGAAAATAGCCAACACCAATCCCATCAGTCATATGTGCAGTTTGATAAGTCATCTACGGCACGGTCAGAACGCTACTTGGTTGATCAATATGAACTTTGCCATCAAAATGAATGTGAGGAACCTCAGTTTTGTTCAGAAAAGTTAGATGGGGTTCAAAACTCGGCTTCAGGAATTTCCACACGAACTGGTTTGCAGTCAAAAAGAACTGCAAATAGCCTTctaatagatttttattttagaggccCTGATGGGCCCAATTCTGGCAACTATTTTGATGTGCTGCCTCCTTTAAAACGTCAGAAGATGGGAAATACTTTATGTACCTCTCCAAATGAATATGACACTTCTCATCAATTGGCTCCATTGTTGGTTCAACCATGCACTCCTGAAGGACTTCTAGACTTGACCCGAAAGTTTGATTCTTCTCCGTCTATTAATTCTGAAGTTCCCATGGCGGATATGGAAGACAATGTCAATGCAAATTCCAGTAAATTGGGGTCCAGCACTGTGCCTGTTCTTCCTATTCACTCCCAGAAGAAGTCTGAAAAGAGCCAACACCAATCCCATCAAAATGAATGTGAGCAAACTCAGTTTCTTTCAGAAGAGTTAGATGGGGTTCAACACTTGGCTTCAGGAATGTCCACGCGAATTGGTTTTCAGTCAAAAAGAACTGCAAATAGCCTTTTAATGGATTTTTATCGTAGAGGTCCTGATGGGCCCAATTCTGGCACCTATTTTGATGTGCTGCCTCCTTTAAAATGTCAGAAGATGGAAAATCCTTTATGTAGCTCTCcaaatgaaaatgaaacttCTCATCAATCGGCTTCATCGTTGGTTCAACCATGCACTCCTGAAGGACTTGTAAACTTGAAGCAAAAGTCTGATTCTTCTCCGTCTATTAATTCTGAGGTTCCCATGGTGGATATGGAAGACGATGTCAATGCAAATTCCAGTAAATTGGGGTCCAGGAGTGTGCCTGTTCTTCCTAAAGAGCTCAGCTTTGATCATAAAGAGAAGGAGGTAAAGGTCAGGAGTGAGATGTATCAGACAGATccagaaatagaaaataaatctACTGCACCAGAAACTAATTTTGCGGAAGAAGTTCAGTCAGGGAATACAAAGATATGGGGTGTCTCCTTAACTGATTTTTTCACAGTAGAGCAATTAAAGGAACATATATTGAGTTTTAGGAAGTGGGTTGGCAAGGTGAGTACATTATACCACTGCTTTGGTTATGCTGTTGGGTGTCTCCTTTCTGCCCTTTCCTGCATG ACAATACCAAAGGAAGAAAGGGGAAATAGTGAAAATGTATGTCAGTTGTGTGCATCAGGAAATCAATTTTTTGCCCCTGTACCAATATATTGTTCACGTTGTGGTGCTCGTATCAAGCGCGGTGTAATTTACTACTCCACAACAGATGAAAATGGTACACGAAATTGCTTTTGTAACTCATGCTTTAAGCACTCTCGAGGTGGGAATATCATATTCCAGGGTATTTCTGTTTCCAAGGCAgcacttgttaaaaaaaagaatgatgagGAAGCTGAAGAACCG TGGGTTCAATGTGATAAATGTGACCGATGGCAACATCAGATATGTGCTCTTTATaatgaaaaaagagatttggaaaaaaaagcTGAGTACATATGCCCCAAATGCTtcataaaagaaatagaaactgGGAAATGTGTACCCTTGCCAAAGAATGGTGTTCTGGGGGCAAAGGATCTGCCTAGTACCGTGCTTAGTGATCACATAGAGCAAAGACTCTTTAGGAGTCTGACacgagagaaagaagagagagcaaaGTTTGAAGGAAAAAATCTTGACGAG GTGCTAGGAGCAGAAGATCTTGTTGTCAGAGTGGTTTCATCTGTTGACAAACATTTGAAAGTGAAGAAGCAGTTTTTGGATATCTTTGATGATGAAGAGTACTCTGCTGAATTCCAATACAAATCAAAG GTGATTCTTTTGTTTCAAAAGATTGAAGGAGTAGATGTATGCCTTTTTGGTATGTACGTCCAGGAGTTTGGCTCAGAATGCAGTCCTCCAAATCAACGATGTGTTTATCTTGCATATCTTGATTCTGTCAAGCACTTCAAGCCTGAGATAAAAACTATTACTGGAGAATGTCTTCGTACCTTTGTTTACCATGAAATAATG TTAGGATACCTTGATTTTTGTAAGAATCGAGGTTTTGCATCCTGCTACATTTGGGCCTGCCCACCTTCTGAGGGAGaagattatatattatattgccATCCAGAGATTCAGAAAACGCCAAAGTCTGATAAGCTGCGGCACTG GTATCAGTTGATGCTGAGGAAAGCAGCcaaagaaaatattgtgatcAATTCTACTAATTTATATGATAACTTCTTTGTTCCTACTGGAGAATGCAAGTACAAGGTTACAGCAGTTCGTTTACCTTACTTTGATGGTGACTATTGGTCTGGTGCTGTTGAGGATGTGATCAGGCGTCTTGAAGAAAATAACCCTGGAGAGTCTcagaggaaattgaagaaagTAATGACAAATAGAGCTTTAAAAGCCATGGGACATGCAAATCCTTCTGGGAGCACTACAAAAGATATTCTAATCATGCAAGAA GTTGGGAAAACTATCTTACCCAATAAGGAGAACTTCATAATTGTCCACTTTCAGTTTATTTGCACACACTGCTGTGAAGTGATATTATCTGGTCACCGATGGGTTTGCAACCAGTGCAAAAATTTTCAGCTGTGTGAAAG ATGCCATGATGAGAAGAAAAACCTCTACGGGATGGACACACATACTTCTATGAGCAAGGATAAGCATTTACTCTCTCAG GTTATGGTTGATGATGTGCCTTCAGTTACCAAGGATGAAGATCTTACTTTAGATACTGGATTATTTGAAAATAGGCATACTTTCTTGAGCTTTTGTCAAGGCAACCATTATCAATTTGACACACTTCGGCGGGCTAAGCATTCATCAATGATGATTCTGCATCATCTCCACAATCCAACACTGGAAACCACTGAAGCCAACTGCAGCAACTGCCTTAAGGATTCTGCAGTTGACAAGAACAGAGGATGTGGGATCTGCCCAGAGTTAGTCATCAGTGCTGCATGTGATCAAGAGAAAGGACGTTCTTGTCATAATCATGAGTTGATTCAACGGCTTCCCACAACTTTTCATGGGGTAGAGGCTAAAGAAGCAAAGCAAAAGACATCACATGTTCATTCTTCAATAAGAAAAGCGATTAAAGAGGCAAGCCAAAAGGCATCGCATGTCCAttcttcaacaaaaaaagagatcTGT aaaagaaaattgcTGGCTGTTTTAGCACATGCATTTCAATGTAAAGCATGTCCCTGCTCCGACCAAAACTGTCTTAAAATCAGAAGGGTGTTCCAGCATGCAAAGAAGTGCACTTCTTGGGTTCGTGGGGACTGTCAACAGTGCACGAAGGGACGGGCATTACTGATATTGCACTCAAGAAATTGTACAGAACCAGATTGTCGCATACCACATTGCAT GGATTTGAAGAAACATGCAGAAGCTCAAGCATTGCAAACTGATACTTGGTGCAGGGATGCCACTTAA
- the LOC115975837 gene encoding histone acetyltransferase HAC1-like isoform X2 — protein sequence MMNAKQYIFGQTLGQIPNLSIPNFQSLSQLGENGLGCKQEGSASWWQDPLPQYNIYDANSYQQVAKDLPSLPIPLSEITPALSLQHGYCNSDAPKPPCDFFDVASTDFTEHNMVITKNTDQLHFMKGNEWEYANMLMSCDMEELHPPMILSPKETSNITMFSNEDELSDAGFFNGGPGSLQGSQNYDSEASVKCHFQQQRLDHVMLSQLDPINFQGCVENNLLTQSMVLPSAFREHPSDFLIPQHGTYQVPVPALPSMISHGKISTLEDIVQSYSLKSENSQHQSHQSYVQFDKSSTARSERYLVDQYELCHQNECEEPQFCSEKLDGVQNSASGISTRTGLQSKRTANSLLIDFYFRGPDGPNSGNYFDVLPPLKRQKMGNTLCTSPNEYDTSHQLAPLLVQPCTPEGLLDLTRKFDSSPSINSEVPMADMEDNVNANSSKLGSSTVPVLPIHSQKKSEKSQHQSHQNECEQTQFLSEELDGVQHLASGMSTRIGFQSKRTANSLLMDFYRRGPDGPNSGTYFDVLPPLKCQKMENPLCSSPNENETSHQSASSLVQPCTPEGLVNLKQKSDSSPSINSEVPMVDMEDDVNANSSKLGSRSVPVLPKELSFDHKEKEVKVRSEMYQTDPEIENKSTAPETNFAEEVQSGNTKIWGVSLTDFFTVEQLKEHILSFRKWVGKTIPKEERGNSENVCQLCASGNQFFAPVPIYCSRCGARIKRGVIYYSTTDENGTRNCFCNSCFKHSRGGNIIFQGISVSKAALVKKKNDEEAEEPWVQCDKCDRWQHQICALYNEKRDLEKKAEYICPKCFIKEIETGKCVPLPKNGVLGAKDLPSTVLSDHIEQRLFRSLTREKEERAKFEGKNLDEVLGAEDLVVRVVSSVDKHLKVKKQFLDIFDDEEYSAEFQYKSKVILLFQKIEGVDVCLFGMYVQEFGSECSPPNQRCVYLAYLDSVKHFKPEIKTITGECLRTFVYHEIMLGYLDFCKNRGFASCYIWACPPSEGEDYILYCHPEIQKTPKSDKLRHWYQLMLRKAAKENIVINSTNLYDNFFVPTGECKYKVTAVRLPYFDGDYWSGAVEDVIRRLEENNPGESQRKLKKVMTNRALKAMGHANPSGSTTKDILIMQEVGKTILPNKENFIIVHFQFICTHCCEVILSGHRWVCNQCKNFQLCERCHDEKKNLYGMDTHTSMSKDKHLLSQVMVDDVPSVTKDEDLTLDTGLFENRHTFLSFCQGNHYQFDTLRRAKHSSMMILHHLHNPTLETTEANCSNCLKDSAVDKNRGCGICPELVISAACDQEKGRSCHNHELIQRLPTTFHGVEAKEAKQKTSHVHSSIRKAIKEASQKASHVHSSTKKEICKRKLLAVLAHAFQCKACPCSDQNCLKIRRVFQHAKKCTSWVRGDCQQCTKGRALLILHSRNCTEPDCRIPHCMDLKKHAEAQALQTDTWCRDAT from the exons ATGATGAATGCTAagcaatacatttttggccagACCCTTGGTCAGATACCAAACCTTTCAATCCCGAATTTCCAGAGTCTATCCCAGCTGGGAGAGAATGGCTTAGGTTGTAAACAAGAAGGCTCTGCAAGTTGGTGGCAGGATCCTTTACCCCAATACAACATTTATGATGCAAACTCCTATCAACAAGTAGCCAAGGATCTTCCTTCCTTGCCAATTCCCTTATCTGAGATTACACCAGCTTTGAGCTTGCAACATGGCTACTGCAACTCAGATGCACCTAAGCCTCCTTGTGATTTTTTTGATGTTGCTAGCACTGACTTTACCGAGCATAACATGGTCATTACAAAAAACACTGATCAATTGCACTTCATGAAAG GAAATGAATGGGAATATGCCAATATGCTTATGTCTTGTGATATGGAGGagttgcatccaccaatgaTTCTTTCTCCTAAGGAGACTTCAAACATCACTATGTTTTCCAACGAGGATGAACTTTCTGATGCTGGATTTTTTAATGGAGGACCAGGCTCTCTTCAGGGCAGTCAAAATTATGATTCTGAGGCATCTGTCAAATGCCATTTTCAACAGCAACGACTTGATCATG TAATGCTGTCCCAACTGGATCCGATAAATTTTCAAGGCTGTGTGGAAAATAACCTTTTAACTCAATCAATGGTGCTTCCATCTGCATTTAGAGAACATCCTTCAGATTTTCTGATTCCTCAACATGGTACATACCAAGTTCCTGTACCTGCTTTGCCTAGCATGATCTCCCATGGAAAGATCTCAACTCTGGAGGATATAGTGCAATCTTACTCCCTGAAGTCTGAAAATAGCCAACACCAATCCCATCAGTCATATGTGCAGTTTGATAAGTCATCTACGGCACGGTCAGAACGCTACTTGGTTGATCAATATGAACTTTGCCATCAAAATGAATGTGAGGAACCTCAGTTTTGTTCAGAAAAGTTAGATGGGGTTCAAAACTCGGCTTCAGGAATTTCCACACGAACTGGTTTGCAGTCAAAAAGAACTGCAAATAGCCTTctaatagatttttattttagaggccCTGATGGGCCCAATTCTGGCAACTATTTTGATGTGCTGCCTCCTTTAAAACGTCAGAAGATGGGAAATACTTTATGTACCTCTCCAAATGAATATGACACTTCTCATCAATTGGCTCCATTGTTGGTTCAACCATGCACTCCTGAAGGACTTCTAGACTTGACCCGAAAGTTTGATTCTTCTCCGTCTATTAATTCTGAAGTTCCCATGGCGGATATGGAAGACAATGTCAATGCAAATTCCAGTAAATTGGGGTCCAGCACTGTGCCTGTTCTTCCTATTCACTCCCAGAAGAAGTCTGAAAAGAGCCAACACCAATCCCATCAAAATGAATGTGAGCAAACTCAGTTTCTTTCAGAAGAGTTAGATGGGGTTCAACACTTGGCTTCAGGAATGTCCACGCGAATTGGTTTTCAGTCAAAAAGAACTGCAAATAGCCTTTTAATGGATTTTTATCGTAGAGGTCCTGATGGGCCCAATTCTGGCACCTATTTTGATGTGCTGCCTCCTTTAAAATGTCAGAAGATGGAAAATCCTTTATGTAGCTCTCcaaatgaaaatgaaacttCTCATCAATCGGCTTCATCGTTGGTTCAACCATGCACTCCTGAAGGACTTGTAAACTTGAAGCAAAAGTCTGATTCTTCTCCGTCTATTAATTCTGAGGTTCCCATGGTGGATATGGAAGACGATGTCAATGCAAATTCCAGTAAATTGGGGTCCAGGAGTGTGCCTGTTCTTCCTAAAGAGCTCAGCTTTGATCATAAAGAGAAGGAGGTAAAGGTCAGGAGTGAGATGTATCAGACAGATccagaaatagaaaataaatctACTGCACCAGAAACTAATTTTGCGGAAGAAGTTCAGTCAGGGAATACAAAGATATGGGGTGTCTCCTTAACTGATTTTTTCACAGTAGAGCAATTAAAGGAACATATATTGAGTTTTAGGAAGTGGGTTGGCAAG ACAATACCAAAGGAAGAAAGGGGAAATAGTGAAAATGTATGTCAGTTGTGTGCATCAGGAAATCAATTTTTTGCCCCTGTACCAATATATTGTTCACGTTGTGGTGCTCGTATCAAGCGCGGTGTAATTTACTACTCCACAACAGATGAAAATGGTACACGAAATTGCTTTTGTAACTCATGCTTTAAGCACTCTCGAGGTGGGAATATCATATTCCAGGGTATTTCTGTTTCCAAGGCAgcacttgttaaaaaaaagaatgatgagGAAGCTGAAGAACCG TGGGTTCAATGTGATAAATGTGACCGATGGCAACATCAGATATGTGCTCTTTATaatgaaaaaagagatttggaaaaaaaagcTGAGTACATATGCCCCAAATGCTtcataaaagaaatagaaactgGGAAATGTGTACCCTTGCCAAAGAATGGTGTTCTGGGGGCAAAGGATCTGCCTAGTACCGTGCTTAGTGATCACATAGAGCAAAGACTCTTTAGGAGTCTGACacgagagaaagaagagagagcaaaGTTTGAAGGAAAAAATCTTGACGAG GTGCTAGGAGCAGAAGATCTTGTTGTCAGAGTGGTTTCATCTGTTGACAAACATTTGAAAGTGAAGAAGCAGTTTTTGGATATCTTTGATGATGAAGAGTACTCTGCTGAATTCCAATACAAATCAAAG GTGATTCTTTTGTTTCAAAAGATTGAAGGAGTAGATGTATGCCTTTTTGGTATGTACGTCCAGGAGTTTGGCTCAGAATGCAGTCCTCCAAATCAACGATGTGTTTATCTTGCATATCTTGATTCTGTCAAGCACTTCAAGCCTGAGATAAAAACTATTACTGGAGAATGTCTTCGTACCTTTGTTTACCATGAAATAATG TTAGGATACCTTGATTTTTGTAAGAATCGAGGTTTTGCATCCTGCTACATTTGGGCCTGCCCACCTTCTGAGGGAGaagattatatattatattgccATCCAGAGATTCAGAAAACGCCAAAGTCTGATAAGCTGCGGCACTG GTATCAGTTGATGCTGAGGAAAGCAGCcaaagaaaatattgtgatcAATTCTACTAATTTATATGATAACTTCTTTGTTCCTACTGGAGAATGCAAGTACAAGGTTACAGCAGTTCGTTTACCTTACTTTGATGGTGACTATTGGTCTGGTGCTGTTGAGGATGTGATCAGGCGTCTTGAAGAAAATAACCCTGGAGAGTCTcagaggaaattgaagaaagTAATGACAAATAGAGCTTTAAAAGCCATGGGACATGCAAATCCTTCTGGGAGCACTACAAAAGATATTCTAATCATGCAAGAA GTTGGGAAAACTATCTTACCCAATAAGGAGAACTTCATAATTGTCCACTTTCAGTTTATTTGCACACACTGCTGTGAAGTGATATTATCTGGTCACCGATGGGTTTGCAACCAGTGCAAAAATTTTCAGCTGTGTGAAAG ATGCCATGATGAGAAGAAAAACCTCTACGGGATGGACACACATACTTCTATGAGCAAGGATAAGCATTTACTCTCTCAG GTTATGGTTGATGATGTGCCTTCAGTTACCAAGGATGAAGATCTTACTTTAGATACTGGATTATTTGAAAATAGGCATACTTTCTTGAGCTTTTGTCAAGGCAACCATTATCAATTTGACACACTTCGGCGGGCTAAGCATTCATCAATGATGATTCTGCATCATCTCCACAATCCAACACTGGAAACCACTGAAGCCAACTGCAGCAACTGCCTTAAGGATTCTGCAGTTGACAAGAACAGAGGATGTGGGATCTGCCCAGAGTTAGTCATCAGTGCTGCATGTGATCAAGAGAAAGGACGTTCTTGTCATAATCATGAGTTGATTCAACGGCTTCCCACAACTTTTCATGGGGTAGAGGCTAAAGAAGCAAAGCAAAAGACATCACATGTTCATTCTTCAATAAGAAAAGCGATTAAAGAGGCAAGCCAAAAGGCATCGCATGTCCAttcttcaacaaaaaaagagatcTGT aaaagaaaattgcTGGCTGTTTTAGCACATGCATTTCAATGTAAAGCATGTCCCTGCTCCGACCAAAACTGTCTTAAAATCAGAAGGGTGTTCCAGCATGCAAAGAAGTGCACTTCTTGGGTTCGTGGGGACTGTCAACAGTGCACGAAGGGACGGGCATTACTGATATTGCACTCAAGAAATTGTACAGAACCAGATTGTCGCATACCACATTGCAT GGATTTGAAGAAACATGCAGAAGCTCAAGCATTGCAAACTGATACTTGGTGCAGGGATGCCACTTAA